DNA from Lagenorhynchus albirostris chromosome 3, mLagAlb1.1, whole genome shotgun sequence:
TTAAGAGAGCTTTGGAGTTAACGTCCTGGCCTTCCTTGTCCTGCacttttccatctgtttctgCGCCGCATTCTTCCACTCCAGGGCAGCCCCATGCCTCGTGATGATGgttgtttttctcctctcctcaggTGCATGGCTGCTTCCTAATCCTGGAGCCCAGAGGGAAACATCCCTAGAACTGGGCGCGTGTGAGCCAGGCAAGCCAAGGGCAGCCTTGAGCCCCACCCTTGCCCGCCTCCCCCGCGGGGGCCAGGATGCTGAAGAAGCAGTCTGCAGGGCTCGTGCTGTGGGGCGCCATCCTCTTTGTGGCCTGGAACGCCCTGTTGCTCCTCTTCTTTTGGACGCGCCCGGCGCCTGGCAGGCTGCCCTCAGACAGTGCTCTCGATGACGACCCCGCCAGCCTTACCCGGGAGGTGATCCGCCTGGCCCAGGATGCTGAGGTCGAGTTGGAGCGGCAGCGGGGGCTGTTGCAGCAGATCAGGGAGCATCATGCTAGGTGGAGCCAGCGGTGGAGGGTGCCCACCGTGGCCCCGCCTGTCCTGCCGCGCGTGCCTGTGACCTCTCCGCCAGCTGTGATCCCCATCCTGGTCATCGCCTGTGACCGCAGCACCGTCCGGCGCTGCCTGGACAAGCTGCTGCATTATCGGCCTTCGGCCGAGCACTTCCCCGTCATCGTCAGCCAGGACTGCGGGCACGAGGAGACAGCCCAGGTCATCGCCTCCTACGGCAGCGCCATCACACACATCCGGCAGCCCGACCTGAGCAACATCGCAGTGCCGCCCGACCACCGAAAGTTCCAGGGCTACTACAAGATTGCCCGGCACTACCGCTGGGCGCTGGGCCAGGTCTTTCACACGTTCAAGTTCCCAGCAGCTGTGGTGGTGGAGGATGACCTGGAGGTGGCTCCAGACTTCTTCGAGTACTTCCAGGCCACGTACCCGCTGCTGAGGGCCGACCCCTCCCTCTGGTGTGTGTCCGCCTGGAATGACAACGGCAAGGAACAGATGGTGGACTCAAGCAAGCCTGACCTGCTCTACCGCACAGACTTCTTCCCTGGCCTGGGCTGGCTGCTGTTGGCCGAGCTCTGGGCTGAGCTGGAGCCCAAGTGGCCCAAGGCCTTCTGGGACGACTGGATGCGCCGGCCAGAGCAGCGGCAGGGCCGGGCCTGTGTGCGGCCTGAAATCTCCAGGACGATGACCTTTGGCCGCAAAGGTGTGAGCCATGGGCAGTTCTTTGACCAGCACCTCAAGTTTATCAAGCTGAACCAGCACTTCGTGCCCTTCACCCAGCTGGACCTGTCCTACCTGCGACAGGAGGCCTATGACAGGGATTTCCTTGCACGTGTCTACGGTGCTCCCCTGCTGCAGGTGGAGAAAGTGAGGACCAGTGAGCGGAGTGAGCTGGGGGAGGTGCGGGTGCAGTACACGAGCAGGGACAGCTTCAAGGCCTTCGCCAAGGCCCTGGGAGTCATGGATGACCTCAAGTCTGGTGTCCCCAGGGCCGGCTACCAGGGCATCGTCAGCTTCCTGTTCCGGGGCCGCCGTGTCCAcctggccccaccccagacctgggaCGGCTATGATCCTAGCTGGAATTAGCAGCACCTGCCTGTCCCTCCTGGGGCCCCTCCTGGCCTATCATGGCCTAAGATGGGACCGTAGTCCCTGGGCTGCATCATcctctctgtgtttctctcttgGTCCAgttatcttgttttttttctttctttctttttttgagtgGCATTCAAGTGCACAGATGATAAGGTGAGGGTTATTCTCCCGTTCTCAAGGGGGTCAAATCAGGGGAATCTTTCTGGGGTATGTTGGGGGAGTTATTAAGCAGGAAACCACTGTGTGGTAGGGAGAGACTTGGGCTCGTTGGGGCCACAAAATCCACGTTCCAGGTTTTCTCCCAGGACATCTGTGGAGAGGTTGGCAACTTTAGTTCTCTTGATCAGGCCTCttttccctgtcctggctattctaGCCAGAGTATGAGCCCTCCTCCTGTACCTGTCCCCCACCATCTCCACCTTCCCCCAACTGGAGCAAGGTGGGAGGCTGGATTATGTGAGAAGGAGATGTATTTGTGGCCAAAATGAGACTAACCAAAGGGGTTTCATCATCATCAGGGTCTGGGCAGAGCTGTTAGGTTGTCAGGGTTCACTCCCTCCTGCCTGTatttctcttcttccccctcTCGTTTATCCCTGACCACCTCTCAGCTCTTCTTTCCCTGCAGCCTAGCAGTTCGTGATCCTAAGATGAAACGGTGAAGGGGAAAAGCAGAACCTCTCCTcagctcacccgctggggtggggggaaaagcCTCGGGTGCTGGGGCGCCCCTCCCTCATCCTTTCTCCAAGAAACAGACTGCCCCCTATCCGGTCCTTTCTGAAAACCAATCCTTTCCCTGTCACTCTGGGACGGTTCATGCTAGCCCGGCCCGTGGCTTCTGGAGACCCTCTCAGTGTGAGGTAGGGCAGCCAAGGCCGTTCagcccagcctccttcccttctcccccaagCATTCCCTTCCCGTGTGCACAGATTAGGACGCAGATGGAGGGTTGGAGAGGAacatgtgtgtttttctttcttgcctgACCTCAGTTCACGGAAGAAAGTTGAAGCTacagaattattttcaaaaataaagcctGAATTGTCTGAAaaactctgtgtgtttgtgtgtcctGGTAAAGGAGTTGGGGgtggaaaagggaggagaaaggtggaggaagcaaggaaaagaatgagGCCTAAAGGAAGGGGCTGCACAGGTGAGAGGAAGGAGGTCAGTTGGAGGAAGGAAAGCAGATGACGGGAAGATAGGAGCAGGGAGTAGGAGAGCTAAGGAGGGGCCTAGGTGGGAAAGAAAGGCCAGGCTTGGAGGTGGAGAGGGCCCAAGGCTTCACTCCCCCAGTGCTAATCTTCTCTAGAGGTGGGCAGTGGGGCcctcaagccctggtctgagagaGAATGCAGGCAGTCCCTCCTGAAATGGGCACCTCGGGTGGGATGCCCTCTGCTGGCCCAGGCAGCATTCGCTAGGCATCCTCCAGCACCTTCCAGGATGCAGAGCTGACAACTGGATCAACGCTGGCAGTAGCACTAAGAGTGTGAGCATGCCTTTTACACTGCCACCCAAGACACCCACACGTAAATGGCAAACTTTACCTGAAACTATCCTAAGAGTTTCTATTttccactatttttattttttttttaatgctgcttGTGACCTACCAACTTGATTTCATCAGTGGGTTTGAAAACCCTGAGCTAGGTGACTTTGTTGACAGAAACCATCCTCGAGCTTCACACCAGATGGATGAGTTGTGGAGAAGGGGGTGTCACCAGGTCACTGAGGGAGCAACTCTGGCCTCACTTCTGGGCTAAGGGAACCAGGGTCAGACATTCATCTTAACCTTTTAGattgttgtagagctagttttGTCTTCCCACGTGCTCTTAGGTGGATGTTTAAACCCTGTTTGGGGGTAGAGAGGTGATCATTAGCTGTGATTGGCAAGGCTCTCTGTCTCGACACAATTGGGCCAGGTGTGCTTTGGCTGCCAGAATCCATGTTCTTAGCACTAAATTAACAGTTGCTTACCAAGTGCATTGTTCTGAGCGCTCCACAAATTAGAATGaactcctttaatcctcaaaGAGATCATGGGTAGTTAAGTATTGCtccgttttacaggtgaggagcaAACTGGGCACAGAGAGGGTcctttgcccaaggccacacacctGGTTGGGGTGGAGCCAGTATTTGAATGGAACCCATGTTAATCACTACTTAATCAGGaccctcccctttctctcctttacaGCCTTTGCTCCAAGGCCGTCTCCTCTGCCTCCCTTGTACTCTGGTCTCCCCTCCCACAGGCTCCAGGTTGGTGGGTGGGCCTGGGCTCCCAGGCCAAAcagcgggtgggggtgggagggcagccCTCCCAGGGAGATTGTAGAGGAGGAGACCCTCTGAAGATTCAGGCAGGTTTCTCAGGTTTGTCCTTAAGTGAGGAGCACTTTCAGGGGTCTCTGTgtcctgtttctcttccttttgatGCGGGTCCCCAGAGAGGCCACATTCACTATGCCAAGGCATCCTCAGGTGTGATTCATGTGTGCATGGCTGCCAGCCCTCATAGAGCATGAACCTCCTGTGGATAACAAAGCAAGTGGACATATTGGTAAGCGGACCATACCAATACCAAATGGAAAAACATGGTGTCATTAAATCCTTCAGAATTCTGCTAACCTTGACTTTGGAGATTAAAGATAATACCAAAGAGCTCACCCAGCACAACACAGGCCAGGTGGGCCTGATCTCGGGAGAGGGCAGTGAGTGGTGGCTTaaagcgggatcttagttccctgcccaggaattgaacctgggtaacCTGGGTGaaaaaccaggaatcctaaccactacaccaccaggggcTAGAGACTAAAAGCAAAGttcccctggctcttgccccatttgaaaaatgaatttctcaatgaggaaaaaaactgtaaaacacaggTACAGAGTTTATTATCAGAGACACAGCATAAcatgtgggagagcacacagagaaactgttgatttatttaagacagaagcaaggcagaaatataCACCAGGAGAGAAAGGGTGTAGGTGTCCTCCCTGGTGGGGAGAAGCACAGTAAAAGGGCAGTTAAATCATTTATATAGGGCAGTTTTTCCCGGTCtctgtttacctttggccaattatcttgtttcttttctcacacctgacctgccctaggaccctccccaTATGCGTGCACAACATtttgccaagatggattccagcataGAGGCCTGTGGGAGTTTTGGCATCACCTATTGTGCGGTGGCgccccctcctttttgaccccctaGGAGCCTTACTGCGCATGTGTAGTCAGGGAGGTCTCCTTGGTCTCAGGAgtggtcatcttatctctttactccagcagagctcagctcctGCCATTAACTTTGGCCTTGGAGTGTCTAGGAAAAAAAGCTCCAATTTTACTCCACTTGGCAAACAccagctgtccagcccaggggcccCTCGACCTCCTACCTCAGGCCCTCACTGAAACGTCGGTGACCGACTGGCAAGGCGCTTGCAGGTTGCAAGTTCCCGTGGGCGGAGGGTTTGTCGGCGTCTCAGCTGCCCACAGGAGGCCTCACGGGGACCTGGTGTGTTTGTGGGCCCAGAAACGGCTTGAGCCATCCCACCACTCCTGCGCCTTGGCCTTGGCCCTTCAGCCTCTGCCAGGGACCCAAAGCCCTTCCTCCTCCATTTCCTGCCATTCTCTCCAACCACTGGTGTTTCCGCCTTCCCTCCACTGCACAAGTGTCTTGGCCTAGGTCCTCTTCTCTTATCTGGGTCATTCAGGTGGGATTTTATTTG
Protein-coding regions in this window:
- the MGAT1 gene encoding alpha-1,3-mannosyl-glycoprotein 2-beta-N-acetylglucosaminyltransferase, translated to MLKKQSAGLVLWGAILFVAWNALLLLFFWTRPAPGRLPSDSALDDDPASLTREVIRLAQDAEVELERQRGLLQQIREHHARWSQRWRVPTVAPPVLPRVPVTSPPAVIPILVIACDRSTVRRCLDKLLHYRPSAEHFPVIVSQDCGHEETAQVIASYGSAITHIRQPDLSNIAVPPDHRKFQGYYKIARHYRWALGQVFHTFKFPAAVVVEDDLEVAPDFFEYFQATYPLLRADPSLWCVSAWNDNGKEQMVDSSKPDLLYRTDFFPGLGWLLLAELWAELEPKWPKAFWDDWMRRPEQRQGRACVRPEISRTMTFGRKGVSHGQFFDQHLKFIKLNQHFVPFTQLDLSYLRQEAYDRDFLARVYGAPLLQVEKVRTSERSELGEVRVQYTSRDSFKAFAKALGVMDDLKSGVPRAGYQGIVSFLFRGRRVHLAPPQTWDGYDPSWN